One Terriglobales bacterium genomic window carries:
- a CDS encoding patatin-like phospholipase family protein, whose translation MLHKIKRSVRAFVGGLKRISEAPLAPVAPDTPAVGLALGGGFARGLAHIGVLKVLEEEGIPVNFIAGTSVGSVIGAAYCSGISAKELEEIAGLVRFKDFARWTLSRYGFASNDRMERFLKKMLRCHTFEELKVPLAVAATDFASGEGVVFRSGPLVDAVRASCAYPGMFLPVNVNGRLMVDGLLAHAVPTVPLKQMGAQRVIAVYLSAHWVNLNGPRHVFDVIGQCFSIAQSKMSGLWETAADVILQPDVRGFSYDGFDRAPELIRAGEVAARQALPAIRQWFAQPAGVALTQAPPVKAPSPA comes from the coding sequence ATGCTACATAAAATTAAGCGCTCGGTTCGCGCATTCGTGGGCGGACTGAAACGCATTTCAGAAGCGCCGCTTGCCCCAGTGGCGCCCGACACACCTGCCGTAGGACTCGCGCTTGGCGGCGGCTTTGCCCGCGGCCTGGCGCATATCGGAGTCCTGAAAGTCCTCGAAGAAGAAGGCATTCCCGTCAATTTCATTGCCGGCACCAGTGTTGGTTCCGTCATTGGGGCTGCCTATTGTAGCGGCATCTCCGCCAAGGAACTGGAGGAGATTGCCGGCCTGGTTCGCTTCAAGGATTTTGCCCGCTGGACGCTCTCGCGCTACGGTTTCGCCAGCAACGACCGCATGGAGCGCTTCCTTAAGAAGATGCTGCGCTGCCATACCTTTGAGGAGCTGAAAGTTCCGCTCGCCGTGGCCGCCACCGATTTTGCCAGCGGCGAAGGTGTGGTCTTTCGCTCCGGACCTTTGGTCGATGCGGTGCGCGCCAGTTGCGCCTATCCCGGCATGTTCTTGCCGGTGAACGTGAATGGACGTCTCATGGTCGATGGTTTGCTCGCCCACGCCGTGCCTACCGTGCCGTTGAAGCAAATGGGTGCGCAACGTGTGATCGCCGTTTACCTGAGCGCGCATTGGGTGAACCTGAACGGGCCGCGCCACGTTTTCGACGTCATCGGCCAGTGCTTTTCGATTGCGCAATCGAAGATGTCAGGATTGTGGGAAACGGCCGCGGACGTGATTCTTCAGCCCGATGTGCGCGGCTTCAGCTACGACGGCTTCGACCGCGCTCCGGAACTCATCCGGGCCGGTGAAGTCGCCGCGCGCCAGGCGCTGCCTGCGATCCGGCAATGGTTCGCTCAACCGGCGGGCGTGGCGTTGACCCAGGCACCGCCCGTCAAGGCCCCATCGCCCGCATAG